A single region of the Pseudomonadota bacterium genome encodes:
- a CDS encoding ABC transporter substrate-binding protein translates to MLKLVPLACALAMATTSAFAGGHCAGGKTLTDGKFTVATGNPAYYPWVLDDAPESGQGFEAAVAFAVAEEMGFAASDVVWVRSSFDEAIQPGAKDFDVNMQQYSITPERDDVVDFSAPYYTAPMAVLVGPGAVDTEASMAALKGLKWGAVGSTTAVPKLQNVIQPDSDLLLYGDTADVNAAIGANQIDAALFDLPTALFLSAVMIEGSKVIGQFAPDSSDNPDQFGMLMEEGNPLKACVDAALAALTESGKLAEIEAQWLQDTTGVPLIQ, encoded by the coding sequence ATGTTGAAGCTTGTTCCCTTGGCCTGCGCGCTTGCCATGGCCACCACTTCGGCGTTTGCCGGTGGCCACTGCGCCGGCGGCAAGACGCTGACCGATGGCAAATTCACTGTTGCAACCGGCAACCCTGCCTACTACCCGTGGGTGCTCGACGACGCGCCCGAAAGTGGCCAGGGCTTCGAGGCCGCGGTGGCCTTCGCTGTTGCCGAAGAGATGGGCTTTGCCGCGTCGGATGTGGTCTGGGTGCGCTCGTCCTTTGACGAGGCGATTCAGCCTGGCGCCAAGGACTTCGACGTCAACATGCAGCAGTACTCGATCACGCCGGAGCGCGATGATGTGGTTGATTTCTCGGCGCCGTACTACACCGCGCCGATGGCAGTGCTGGTCGGCCCGGGTGCGGTCGATACCGAGGCTTCAATGGCGGCACTGAAGGGTTTGAAGTGGGGTGCAGTCGGCTCGACCACAGCCGTGCCGAAGCTTCAGAACGTGATTCAGCCCGACAGTGACTTGCTGCTCTACGGTGACACGGCGGACGTCAACGCGGCGATCGGGGCCAACCAGATCGACGCTGCTTTGTTTGACCTGCCGACGGCCTTGTTCTTGAGCGCCGTTATGATCGAAGGCTCGAAGGTGATTGGCCAGTTCGCACCGGACAGCAGCGACAACCCGGACCAGTTCGGCATGCTGATGGAAGAGGGCAACCCGCTGAAGGCGTGTGTGGACGCGGCGCTCGCGGCCCTGACCGAGAGCGGCAAGCTGGCCGAGATCGAGGCTCAGTGGCTGCAAGACACCACCGGTGTGCCGCTCATCCAGTAG